Proteins from a genomic interval of Quercus lobata isolate SW786 chromosome 11, ValleyOak3.0 Primary Assembly, whole genome shotgun sequence:
- the LOC115968318 gene encoding probable alkaline/neutral invertase B, translated as MSAPNVDVSQNGNIRTIDSLFTVAEFDESDFSRLLDRPRPLNMERKRSFDERSLNELSIGMSPPPPSRTAEYSSRINDHLEYMFSPGRRSGYNTPRSLMGFEPHPMVAEAWEALRRSLVHFRGQPVGTIAALDNSDEKLNYDQVFVRDFVPSALAFLMNGEPEIVRNFLLKTLRLQSWEKKIDRFQLGEGVMPASFKVLHDPVRNSETLIADFGESAIGRVAPVDSGFWWIILLRAYTKSTGDTSLAELPECQKGMRLILSLCLSEGFDTFPTLLCADGCCMIDRRMGVYGYPIEIQALFFMALRCALVLLKQDVEGKEVVEQIVKRLHALSYHMRSYFWLDLKQLNDIYRYKTEEYSHTAVNKFNVIPDSLPDWVFDFMPVRGGYFIGNVSPARMDFRWFCLGNCIAILSSLATPEQSTAIMDLIESRWEELVGEMPLKVCYPALESHDWRIVTGSDPKNTRWSYHNGGSWPVLLWLLTAACIKTGRPQIARRAIELAETRLLKDSWPEYYDGTLGRFIGKQARKSQTWSIAGYLVAKMMLEDPSHLGMISLEEDKQLKPVLRRSNSWTF; from the exons ATGTCTGCACCCAATGTTGATGTGTCTCAGAATGGAAATATAAGAACAATCGATTCCCTATTTACTGTTGCTGAATTTGATGAAAGTGATTTCTCAAGATTATTAGACAGGCCAAGGCCTCTGAATATGGAGAGGAAAAGATCATTTGATGAAAGGTCGCTTAACGAATTATCTATTGGGATGTCCCCACCACCCCCATCCAGAACTGCCGAGTACTCTAGCCGAATAAATGACCATCTTGAATATATGTTTTCACCTGGTAGACGGTCAGGTTATAATACTCCAAGGTCACTCATGGGATTTGAGCCACATCCAATGGTTGCAGAAGCTTGGGAAGCTTTGAGGCGGTCATTGGTGCATTTCCGTGGTCAACCAGTTGGGACAATTGCTGCATTGGACAATTCTGATGAAAAACTAAACTATGATCAG GTCTTTGTGAGAGACTTTGTTCCAAGCGCATTGGCTTTTTTGATGAATGGAGAACCCGAAATAGtaagaaattttcttttgaagacTCTTCGCCTTCAGTCATGGGAGAAAAAGATTGATAGATTCCAGCTAGGAGAAGGTGTAATGCCTGCTAGTTTCAAAGTACTACATGATCCAGTCAGAAACAGTGAGACTTTAATAGCAGATTTTGGTGAGAGTGCAATTGGAAGAGTTGCTCCAGTTGATTCTGGATTCTGGTGGATTATATTGCTTCGGGCATACACAAAATCTACAGGAGACACTTCCTTGGCTGAACTGCCTGAATGCCAGAAGGGTATGCGCTTAATTCTGAGCTTATGTCTTTCAGAAGGGTTTGACACTTTCCCGACTCTTCTCTGTGCCGATGGATGCTGTATGATTGATCGAAGAATG GGTGTTTATGGATATCCTATTGAAATTCAAGCACTTTTCTTCATGGCTTTAAGATGCGCTTTGGTTTTACTTAAGCAAGATGTTGAAGGGAAGGAGGTTGTAGAACAAATAGTTAAACGCCTTCATGCCTTAAGCTATCACATGAGAAGCTATTTTTGGCTAGACTTGAAGCAGCTTAATGATATATATCGATATAAAACAGAAGAATACTCACACACAGCAGTCAACAAGTTTAATGTAATACCTGATTCTCTTCCagattgggtttttgattttatgCCCGTTCGTGGTGGTTACTTCATTGGGAATGTCAGTCCCGCAAGAATGGATTTCCGTTGGTTTTGCTTGGGCAATTGCATTGCTATATTGTCATCCTTGGCAACCCCTGAACAGTCCACAGCAATTATGGATCTTATAGAATCACGGTGGGAGGAATTGGTTGGAGAAATGCCACTAAAGGTTTGTTATCCAGCATTAGAAAGCCATGATTGGCGTATCGTAACAGGATCTGACCCAAAAAATACAAGATGGAGTTACCACAATGGTGGATCTTGGCCAG TGCTATTATGGCTTCTCACTGCAGCATGTATCAAGACTGGACGACCCCAGATTGCAAGACGTGCCATTGAACTTGCTGAAACCAGGTTGCTAAAAGACAGCTGGCCTGAGTATTATGACGGAACGCTTGGTCGATTTATTGGGAAGCAGGCACGTAAATCCCAAACCTGGTCCATTGCTGGTTACTTGGTGGCAAAGATGATGCTTGAAGACCCATCTCATTTGGGCATGATATCACTTGAGGAAGACAAACAATTGAAGCCTGTGCTCAGAAGATCAAATTCATGGACTTTCTAA
- the LOC115967946 gene encoding uncharacterized protein LOC115967946 has product MADSEAKPKETHTMNKKKKNKRKLSSLEEGAERPTKTHRVEQFDKHCEQIEVEQLAEELGQRELEEESPWRNLRLILSIQNKQLELHKKVELAFHFVKMRVTEEGNSADQDYETVKLSRLIVFLNDWVQSLLIPSEKKLKGVVQKPEGEVIETWLDSRCWEIFKFCLEESLRLQVSLNFSRNLLRSIFVIAKNAVSLVNNTLLSSQESYFIGEGFKLHSIVLDCISLVFSSHGGLSNENLDLWMSTVDAVLELVHKVYVKNLDSGNMGVFAMRFSCLVLEPFAMFLRVHPTRKTGFHDFIDKLLEPLMHLLSVLHLQSGGSNSHWTENLLKLVEEVLFNGLFHPIHIDGFLSLRGTEKYATTIDGESKNSKTVIKSYHRHLFDKLERTLTEKKVLAMGGIGELFRLLVHRVKKLKGVSVLSADTKMIGKGGASRNLEDNSLGHTSKLYSGSSNVHLDKSYSSSGFNADTRKSLFDFFVQIMEPLLLNINAYLQAKPEVRPELLEVHGTLKSINNLLASFMDEKVYLRTEDNSEGACFNFLKKVYDTVISFSTNLLWLSKYDLENQKHIGTLTLLANEVFVAVGYLLEIEYEIIGNDLVSLWLMMFSYSTIGLSLVDVLDQSSLSSKIEAFGCQLINLYSQLRQVNNTIFALCKAIRLVISHDDGGEINYTRFMAALPSEAYAKSVGNLLSSQDFKFAVCNAIKSIPEGQASGCIRQLTEDISESLEWMKVNCSVAEGNEIGNLEVSSLKCFDQQAELLGRGLSELYTLVLDSVTVTIGNSNLLGVSVKDLMTLLCPCMNSLVGVQPLTVNKFLCSVTGRNFDAGNKDDLLKFGFSSYWVFVFFFRLYMFCRSLYRQAISLMPPDLSRRMLEVMGDSSTAYSGKDWMERTDWDDGGYFSWIHQPSTSLLVVIQSVSNIYLQDSSEDCCPLIYVLNAMALQRLVDLNRQINSLEYLLQSNDNLVQKMLLDDASLSLYRKRSRKWARCISVLRQEVAGLTDYMMGHLRLVAEGQQSISSDDATCVDTSAQALLETEEWDFSICSMNKKSLPTAIWWILCQNIDIWCSHTAKKKLKLFLSLLIHTFIPSSTSSFVRIGKQHINEPSQLKKVTMHQISSELLSDSILYEQKFVRRYLASRFCRVLEKSVLPLFKDFPSGNVELKSSPHWPEVLGALEKSSVKVSGSELVTCDCFSDSKSIAHSSEKLRTEICTEQKALPFTGFNFTSCHSLLNLLCWMPKGYLNSRSFSVYATYILNLERVVVGSLLECQGTFYSHRHHDLFRLFVSCRKALKYIIMAACEKKTEASQSSFAPILLEDSFSALWLFKSVSLVGELQQAVSKDIASQVKDLIFSLMDHTSYVFLTLSKYQISHAVHFFLNAKRPCKEQPFSGNVNEQCNLIESNPCLDSSNCIEAWNDAFLVVKMLKEQAQSLVNYLKDNLCTEKEFLGVDVVNLNKFSSIVSCFSGFLWGLASAINDEDARFHDNKAKSLGWTREHVLELNLCISVFEDFINLFLRMFLIEVDQQPRSYCDALNLKKSEYGPDFLDAEERPLNGSAQAESSSGRQQQKSGAAMACSLSSVIDDNSRKASVRRFQLKDASFAASIMTKVDSFDLQVINKPLLRCLLKGDYPEVAFSLRQLLIASSAILRIKLQINKISSLSSLVPCLAGISQVLLLELVGMVDIPNTFSFVWLDGVLKYLEELGNHFPSDNPTLYGNVYARMIELHLRAMGKCITLQGKRATLASHETESSTKTLHGHIGFSEASHLGPHCLDEFKARLRISFKMFIKKPSRLHLLTVIQTIEKALVGVREGCMSIYDITTGNVAGGKISSIVAAGIDCFDLVIEFVSGRKHLDVVKEHIQSILAGLFNIILHLQNPLIFQRFMHDKGNTNPDSGSVILMCIEVLIRIFGKHALFQMKAWHVAQSLRIPAALFQDFHQIKLSEASISSHSSLILDNEISDRLASKDLSVVDRHFSIDLFAACCRLLYTVLKHHKSECERCISLLEASVSVLLHCLETVDTDSIVRKGYFSWELEEGVKCGCFLRRIYEELRQQKESVGRHCSQFLANYIYVYSGYGPLKTGIKREIDEALRPGIYALIDACSADDLQYLHTVFGEGPCRNTLATLRHDYKLNFQYEGKV; this is encoded by the exons ATGGCTGATTCGGAAGCGAAACCCAAAGAGACACACACGatgaataagaagaagaagaataagagaaagCTAAGTAGCCTCGAAGAAGGGGCCGAAAGACCTACCAAAACGCACCGTGTTGAACAGTTTGACAAACACTGCGAACAAATAGAGGTGGAGCAGCTTGCTGAAGAGTTGGGACAGAGAGAGCTCGAAGAAGAATCTCCATGGAGGAACCTTCGGCTGATTCTGTCGATTCAGAACAAACAGCTCGAGCTTCACAA GAAGGTGGAATTAGCCTTCCATTTTGTGAAGATGAGGGTCACAGAAGAAGGCAACAGTGCTGATCAAGATTATGAAACTGTGAAGTTATCCCGCTTGATAGTCTTCCTTAATGATTGGGTCCAGTCATTGTTGATACCTTcagagaaaaaattgaaaggtGTTGTTCAAAAACCTGAGGGTGAAGTTATTGAGACATGGTTAGATAGTAGGTGTTGggagattttcaaattttgcttGGAGGAATCATTGAGACTGCAAGTTTCTTTAAATTTCTCACGGAACCTTTTACGGTCTATTTTTGTAATTGCAAAAAATGCAGTATCTTTAGTGAACAACACATTGTTGAGTTCACAAGAGTCGTATTTTATTGGTGAAGGCTTTAAACTGCACAGTATTGTGCTTGATTGTATCTCGTTAGTCTTCTCATCCCATGGTGGCTTGTCGAATGAAAATTTAGACTTGTGGATGTCAACTGTTGATGCAGTGCTTGAGCTTGTCCACAAAGTTTACGTAAAGAACCTTGATAGTGGCAATATGGGTGTTTTTGCCATGCGGTTTTCATGCTTGGTGCTTGAACCATTTGCCATGTTTTTGAGGGTCCACCCAACTCGGAAAACGGGATTTCATGATTTCATTGATAAACTTCTTGAGCCACTGATGCATTTGCTGAGTGTCTTGCATCTTCAAAGTGGTGGAAGTAATTCTCATTGGACAGAAAACTTACTGAAGCTAGTTGAAGAAGTTTTGTTTAATGGGTTGTTTCATCCTATCCACATTGATGGATTTCTGAGCTTACGTGGTACAGAGAAGTATGCAACAACCATTGATGGGGaatccaaaaactcaaaaactgTTATTAAGAGTTATCACAGACACTTATTTGACAAACTGGAAAGAACCCTAACCGAAAAGAAGGTATTGGCAATGGGAGGCATTGGAGAACTATTCCGCTTGCTTGTTCATAGAGTGAAAAAGTTAAAAGGAGTTTCAGTGCTTTCTGCTGATACAAAGATGATAGGGAAAGGAGGAGCTTCAAGGAATTTGGAGGATAACTCATTGGGTCATACATCTAAATTGTATTCTGGCAGTAGTAATGTACATCTAGACAAGAGTTATAGTTCAAGTGGTTTCAATGCAGACACACGAAAGTcgctttttgatttttttgtacaGATTATGGAGCCTCTTTTGCTCAATATTAATGCTTATCTTCAAGCTAAACCGGAAGTGAGACCTGAGTTGTTGGAGGTTCATGGCACACTCAAATCTATTAATAATTTACTTGCCAGCTTTATGGATGAAAAGGTTTATTTAAGAACAGAGGACAACTCTGAAGGAGCTTGCTTTAATTTCTTGAAGAAGGTTTATGATACTGTTATTTCATTTTCCACCAATTTACTCTGGTTGTCAAAATATGATCTAGAAAACCAGAAGCACATTGGCACGTTAACTTTATTAGCCAATGAGGTATTTGTTGCTGTAGGTTATCTTCTGGAGATTGAATATGAGATTATAGGGAATGACTTGGTAAGCTTGTGGCTTATGATGTTTTCGTACTCAACTATTGGCCTCTCTTTGGTGGATGTGTTAGATCAAAGCTCATTATCTTCCAAAATAGAAGCCTTTGGATGCCAACTGATTAATCTCTATAGCCAGCTTCGCCAG GTGAATAATACTATCTTTGCACTGTGTAAAGCAATAAGGCTTGTAATATCACATGATGATGGTGGTGAAATAAATTATACCAGATTTATGGCTGCTTTACCTTCTGAAGCTTATGCAAAATCAGTGGGAAATCTATTATCCTCCCAAGACTTTAAGTTTGCTGTTTGTAATGCCATTAAATCTATACCAGAAGGGCAAGCAAGTGGATGTATTAGGCAGTTAACAGAAGATATATCAGAATCTCTGGAATGGATGAAAGTTAATTGTTCAGTGGCTGAGGGAAATGAAATTGGCAATTTGGAGGTAAGTAGTCTGAAATGTTTTGATCAGCAAGCAGAACTGTTGGGAAGAGGATTGTCTGAATTGTATACACTAGTGCTAGATTCAGTGACTGTCACAATTGGTAACAGTAACCTTCTTGGAGTTTCTGTCAAGGACCTGATGACACTACTATGTCCTTGCATGAATAGCCTAGTTGGAGTACAGCCGCTTACTGTCAACAAGTTTCTTTGTTCTGTCACAGGAAGAAATTTTGATGCCGGGAATAAAGATGATTTGCTGAAATTTGGATTTTCCAGTTATTGGGTCTTTGTGTTCTTCTTTCGCTTGTACATGTTTTGCAGAAGCTTATATAGGCAAGCAATCAGCCTTATGCCTCCAGATTTATCAAGAAGGATGTTAGAAGTGATGGGCGATTCATCCACAGCATACTCTGGAAAGGATTGGATGGAGAGGACTGATTGGGATGATGGGGGCTActtttcttggattcaccaacCTTCAACTTCTCTTCTTGTTGTTATACAATCAGTTTCAAATATTTATCTCCAGGATAGCTCTGAAGATTGCTGTCCTTTAATTTATGTATTAAATGCTATGGCTCTTCAGAGGCTTGTTGATTTGAACAGGCAGATAAATTCACTTGAGTACTTGCTGCAGAGTAATGACAATCTGGTGCAAAAAATGTTGCTTGATGATGCTAGCTTGTCACTGTATCGTAAAAGAAGTAGAAAGTGGGCAAGGTGCATCTCTGTTTTGAGGCAAGAGGTGGCAGGTCTAACTGATTACATGATGGGACATCTACGGTTAGTGGCTGAAGGTCAACAGTCAATCTCCTCTGATGATGCAACTTGTGTGGACACATCTGCCCAAGCTCTTCTTGAAACTGAAGAATGGGATTTTAGTATTTGTTCCATGAACAAGAAGTCATTGCCCACTGCTATTTGGTGGATCCTTTGCCAAAATATTGATATTTGGTGCAGTCATACTGCTAAAAAGAAGTTGAAATTGTTCCTCTCACTTTTAATCCATACTTTCATTCCCTCTTCAACAAGCAGCTTTGTGAGGATTGGAAAACAGCACATTAATGAACCCAGCCAGCTGAAGAAAGTCACCATGCATCAAATCTCATCAGAACTTCTAAGTGACTCAATCTTGTATGAACAAAAA TTTGTCCGCAGGTATTTGGCATCAAGGTTTTGCCGTGTATTGGAGAAATCAGTATTACCGTTATTTAAAGATTTTCCATCTGGCAATGTTGAATTGAAGTCATCACCTCATTGGCCAGAGGTTCTTGGTGCACTTGAGAAGTCATCAGTAAAAGTTTCCGGGAGTGAACTTGTTACTTGTGATTGTTTTTCAGATTCAAAATCGATTGCTCATTCATCTGAGAAGCTGCGTACTGAGATTTGCACTGAACAAAAAGCTTTACCCTTCACCGGCTTTAATTTTACATCTTGTCATAGTTTACTTAATCTTTTGTGTTGGATGCCGAAGGGGTATTTAAATTCAAGATCATTCTCAGTTTATGCCACATATATACTCAACCTTGAAAG GGTGGTTGTTGGTAGCTTATTGGAATGTCAGGGTACATTCTACTCACACAGGCATCATGACCTTTTCAGACTGTTTGTTTCTTGCCGGAAGGccttgaaatatataattatggcAGCTTGTGAGAAGAAGACAGAAGCTAGTCAATCCTCATTTGCTCCAATACTCCTTGAAGATTCATTTTCTGCTTTGTGGCTTTTCAAGTCAGTATCTCTGGTGGGTGAGCTTCAACAGGCAGTGTCAAAAGATATTGCGTCTCAAGTTAAAGATTTGATATTTTCATTGATGGATCACACATCATATGTCTTCTTGACATTAAGCAAATATCAAATTAGTCATGCTGTTCACTTCTTTCTCAATGCCAAGAGGCCTTGTAAGGAGCAACCGTTTTCTGGCAATGTCAACGAGCAGTGTAACTTAATTGAATCTAATCCTTGTTTGGATTCCTCCAACTGTATTGAGGCCTGGAATGATGCATTCCTTGTTGTCAAGATGTTGAAGGAACAGGCACAAAGCCTTGTTAACTATCTGAAAGATAACCTTTGTACTGAAAAAGAGTTTCTTGGTGTTGATGTTgtaaatttgaataaattttccTCTATAGTTTCCTGCTTTAGTGGGTTTTTATGGGGTCTAGCTTCTGCAATTAATGATGAAGATGCAAGATTTCATGACAATAAAGCAAAATCATTAGGGTGGACACGTGAACATGTCTTGGAACTCAACCTTTGTATAAGTGTGTTTGAAGATTTCATCAATCTTTTCTTACGTATGTTCCTCATTGAGGTTGATCAACAGCCCAGAAGTTACTGTGATGCACTAAATCTTAAAAAGTCAGAGTATGGCCCAGATTTTTTGGATGCAGAGGAGCGTCCACTGAATGGCTCTGCCCAGGCTGAAAGTTCAAGTGGTAGACAGCAGCAAAAATCTGGAGCTGCAATGGCTTGCTCATTGTCATCTGTCATTGATGACAACTCTCGAAAAGCTAGTGTTAGAAGGTTCCAGTTGAAAGATGCCAGCTTTGCTGCCAGTATTATGACTAAGGTGGATTCATTTGATCTTCAAGTTATAAATAAGCCTTTGTTGCGATGCTTGCTGAAAGGTGATTATCCTGAAGTAGCATTCTCACTCAGGCAGCTATTAATTGCTTCTTCAGCTATATTGAGGATAAAATTGCAGATAAATAAGATTTCCTCATTGTCAAGCTTGGTGCCCTGTCTTGCTGGCATTTCACAAGTCTTGTTATTGGAATTAGTGGGTATGGTCGACATTCCAAacacattttcttttgtttggttggatggTGTTCTAAAGTATCTGGAAGAGTTGGGAAATCATTTCCCTTCAGATAATCCTACCTTATATGGAAATGTGTATGCCAGGATGATAGAGTTACACTTAAGGGCTATGGGAAAATGCATAACTTTGCAAGGAAAAAGAGCCACTCTAGCATCTCATGAGACAGAGTCAAGTACTAAGACACTCCATGGTCATATAGGATTCTCTGAAGCATCTCATCTTGGGCCACACTGCTTGGATGAATTTAAAGCAAGGTTGagaatttcatttaaaatgttcATAAAGAAACCATCAAGACTGCATCTCTTAACTGTGATACAGACTATAGAGAAAGCACTAGTTGGAGTCCGGGAAGGATGCATGTCAATCTATGACATAACTACTGGAAATGTAGCTGGTGGAAAGATTTCCTCAATAGTTGCAGCTGGAATTGATTGCTTTGATTTGGTTATTGAATTTGTTTCAG GACGCAAACATTTGGATGTGGTGAAAGAACACATTCAGAGCATACTTGCGGGTTTGTTCAACATTATTCTGCACTTGCAGAATCCTTTAATATTCCAGAGATTTATGCATGATAAAGGCAACACTAATCCAGATTCAGGATCTGTCATTCTTATGTGCATTGAAGTACTCATAAGAATTTTTGGGAAGCATGCTCTTTTCCAAATGAAAGCCTGGCATGTAGCTCAGTCTTTACGTATACCTGCTGCACTTTTTCAAGATTTCCATCAGATTAAACTTTCTGAAGCTTCCATTTCATCTCATTCTTCCTTGATATTGGATAATGAAATCTCTGATCGACTAGCAAGCAAGGATTTAAGTGTTGTAGATCGGCACTTCTCAATTGACCTATTTGCTGCATGTTGTAGATTATTGTATACCGTTCTTAAGCATCACAAGAG TGAGTGCGAGCGGTGTATTTCTCTACTCGAAGCCTCTGTTTCTGTTCTCCTTCATTGTTTGGAGACTGTGGATACCGATTCAATTGTCAGAAAAGGATATTTTTCGTGGGAATTAGAAGAGGGAGTAAAATGCGGTTGTTTTCTTCGAAGGATTTATGAAGAG TTAAGACAGCAAAAAGAGTCCGTTGGCCGCCATTGTTCTCAGTTTTTGGCAAACTACATATATGTTTATTCAGGCTATGGCCCCCTTAAAACTGGCATCAAAAG GGAAATAGATGAAGCTCTCAGACCAGGTATATACGCTTTGATAGATGCCTGCTCAGCAGATGATCTTCAGTATCTTCATACAGTATTTGGAG AGGGTCCTTGCAGAAACACACTAGCAACTTTACGACACGACTACAAACTGAATTTCCAGTATGAAGGAAAAGTCTGA